In the genome of Mucisphaera calidilacus, one region contains:
- a CDS encoding autotransporter-associated beta strand repeat-containing protein produces MIPSGSNSYINFTQPFPLFSTVNLNGTRAFTRIYLTASQPYTLNGGTLSLRNPGLFVGGGVNHTINSTIGHHFGFNMYIDVEHNSQLTVNGRLEGDSHGDLQGLIKTGAGVLRINSTNNILDRVYLGNGQVSIADARSFGGGRVQFDGGALTITGTTLQRGSEFTGGFGYSDEGGQIRIAESSHTFDMDVPISDAFGADTFHLLKTGPGTLKLSANNTHQGGTRVFDGRIALSANNQLGSGQLQMDGGGLRFDAPFTLTTPIELTNRNGGFVTQGFDVTIDAPVTGTGRLIKRDPGTLTLAGPDANAVSAEVTAGTLELAKTNANAVETSLFIHKDAVARLAANNQIAETTLVTVEPNARFDLDTFSDTIGKIDISHGTLALTLGPESPNAPRLSVDGFSYLGGDTELALAVAPGYTPQPLESFTLIDNRADDHTGNFADITGNQLPNGMVLALFTDQTGIRGIATLPGDANLDASVDLLDLSILASNFNQNADWSTADFNGDERADLLDLSILASNFGTSLNAIPEPALITLLLLLPALRRRRS; encoded by the coding sequence GTGATACCGTCCGGAAGCAACAGCTACATCAACTTCACGCAGCCCTTCCCCCTCTTCTCTACGGTCAACCTCAACGGCACGCGGGCTTTCACAAGGATTTACCTCACCGCCAGCCAGCCCTACACCCTCAACGGCGGCACACTGAGCCTCCGTAACCCGGGTCTCTTCGTCGGCGGGGGCGTCAACCACACCATCAACAGCACCATCGGACACCACTTCGGTTTCAACATGTACATCGACGTCGAGCACAACAGCCAGCTCACCGTCAATGGCCGACTCGAAGGTGACAGCCACGGCGACCTGCAGGGCCTTATCAAGACGGGGGCTGGTGTCCTGCGTATCAACAGCACCAACAATATTCTCGATCGCGTCTACCTCGGCAACGGACAGGTCAGTATTGCCGACGCACGGTCCTTCGGCGGGGGACGCGTTCAGTTCGACGGGGGTGCCCTCACCATCACCGGCACGACCCTCCAGCGGGGAAGCGAGTTTACGGGCGGTTTCGGATACTCCGACGAAGGCGGGCAGATCCGCATCGCGGAGAGCAGCCACACCTTTGACATGGACGTCCCCATCAGCGACGCCTTCGGTGCCGACACCTTCCACCTGCTCAAGACCGGGCCCGGTACCCTGAAACTCTCCGCGAACAACACCCATCAGGGTGGCACACGTGTCTTCGACGGACGCATTGCGCTTTCCGCCAACAATCAACTCGGCAGCGGTCAACTGCAGATGGACGGCGGCGGACTCCGCTTCGACGCTCCCTTTACCCTCACCACACCCATCGAACTCACCAACCGCAACGGCGGCTTCGTCACCCAGGGCTTCGACGTCACCATCGACGCGCCCGTCACCGGCACCGGCAGACTCATCAAGCGCGACCCCGGCACACTCACCCTCGCAGGCCCCGACGCCAACGCCGTCTCCGCCGAAGTCACCGCGGGAACCCTCGAACTCGCCAAAACCAACGCCAACGCCGTAGAGACCAGCCTCTTCATCCACAAGGACGCCGTCGCGCGACTCGCCGCCAACAACCAGATCGCCGAGACCACCCTCGTCACCGTCGAACCCAACGCCCGCTTCGACCTCGACACCTTCAGCGACACCATCGGGAAGATCGACATCAGCCACGGCACCCTCGCCCTCACACTCGGACCCGAATCACCCAACGCTCCGCGACTCAGCGTCGACGGCTTCTCCTACCTCGGCGGCGACACCGAACTCGCCCTCGCCGTGGCCCCCGGATACACGCCCCAGCCCCTCGAATCCTTCACCCTCATCGACAACCGGGCCGACGACCACACCGGAAACTTCGCCGACATCACCGGTAACCAACTCCCCAACGGCATGGTCCTCGCTCTCTTCACCGATCAGACCGGCATCCGGGGCATCGCCACACTCCCGGGCGACGCCAACCTCGACGCCAGCGTCGACCTCCTCGACCTCTCCATCCTCGCCTCCAACTTCAACCAGAACGCTGACTGGAGCACCGCCGACTTCAACGGCGACGAGAGAGCCGACCTCCTCGACCTCTCCATCCTCGCCAGCAACTTCGGCACCAGCCTCAACGCCATCCCCGAACCCGCCCTCATCACCCTCCTCCTCCTGCTCCCTGCCCTCCGTAGACGACGGTCCTAA
- a CDS encoding 3-isopropylmalate dehydrogenase, giving the protein MSLNLAVIGGDGTGPEVVAQALRVLDQVAKDGGFEVQTTPLPYGGERYLETGTVLTDDEVEGLKAYDAILLGAVGHADVPPGVLEKGILLKLRFELDQYINLRPVKLYPGIETPLAGKGPDEIDMVVVRENTEDLYCGNGGVARRGTAQEISTQEMIATRFGVERCLRYAFELARSRKAQGFPGRLTLVHKTNVLTFCGGTWFRAFEAIGEADYADIEREYHHVDACCMYLATKPEIYDTVVVPNMFGDIITDLGAAIAGGMGIAASGNLNPDPSNPNPSMFEPVHGSSPDIAGQNKANPLACIDSLAMLLRETGRTQGKPALEAAGERVGAAVLAVTPKFTGKKLDRSGYGTSEIGDMVLEALGAIPVGASV; this is encoded by the coding sequence ATGTCGCTGAATCTGGCTGTAATTGGTGGAGACGGAACGGGCCCCGAGGTCGTGGCGCAGGCGCTGCGTGTGCTCGATCAGGTCGCGAAGGATGGCGGCTTCGAGGTCCAGACCACGCCACTGCCGTACGGCGGCGAGCGTTACCTGGAGACGGGGACGGTGCTGACGGACGACGAGGTGGAGGGGCTGAAGGCGTACGACGCGATTCTGCTGGGCGCGGTGGGTCACGCGGACGTGCCGCCTGGCGTCCTGGAGAAGGGGATCCTGCTGAAGCTTCGGTTTGAGCTGGACCAGTACATCAATCTGCGGCCGGTGAAGCTGTACCCGGGGATCGAGACGCCGCTGGCGGGCAAGGGGCCGGATGAGATCGACATGGTGGTGGTGCGTGAGAACACGGAGGACCTGTATTGCGGCAATGGCGGGGTGGCGCGGCGGGGGACGGCTCAGGAGATTTCGACGCAGGAGATGATCGCGACGCGTTTTGGTGTGGAGCGTTGTCTGCGGTATGCGTTCGAGTTGGCACGGAGCCGAAAGGCGCAGGGTTTCCCGGGTCGGCTGACGCTGGTGCACAAGACGAACGTGCTGACGTTCTGCGGCGGGACGTGGTTCCGCGCGTTCGAGGCGATTGGCGAGGCGGACTACGCGGACATCGAGCGTGAGTACCACCACGTCGATGCCTGCTGCATGTACCTGGCGACGAAGCCGGAGATCTATGACACGGTGGTGGTGCCGAACATGTTCGGCGACATCATCACAGACCTTGGCGCTGCGATTGCGGGCGGGATGGGGATCGCTGCATCGGGGAATCTGAACCCGGACCCAAGCAACCCGAATCCGTCGATGTTCGAGCCGGTGCACGGGTCGTCGCCTGACATCGCGGGTCAGAACAAGGCGAATCCGCTGGCGTGTATTGATTCGCTGGCGATGCTGTTGCGTGAGACGGGTCGGACGCAGGGCAAGCCGGCGCTGGAGGCGGCGGGCGAGCGTGTGGGCGCGGCGGTTCTGGCGGTGACGCCGAAGTTCACGGGCAAGAAGCTGGATCGCTCGGGGTACGGGACGTCGGAGATCGGCGACATGGTTCTGGAGGCGCTGGGGGCGATTCCTGTGGGAGCGAGTGTGTGA